Genomic DNA from Candidatus Omnitrophota bacterium:
AATCCTTTGAACAAAACTCCCAGAAAAATGTAAGCTATCGCGTACATGGTAAAAGGCTTTATTGCCCAGTTCACAAAAAGCGTCAACCATACCGGTTTAGGCGATTTACCGGCTTTGATAACTTCGGCGAAATCGATCTTGACCATTATGGGATACATCATAAAGAACAAACATATCGCGATAGGTATTGAAACCACCGGGGCACCGTTCACATAGATAGACATGCCGTCTAGCATCTTTGCCGCCTCGGGAGCGATTTTTCCGGTCAATACGCCTAAGGCGATACATATAAAAACCCACAGAGTAAGATATCTTTCAAATAATCCTAAACTCCTTTTTTCGTGAACAGCGCTCTTCATGTTTTTATCCTTTTTTTAACAGATAAACCCATATGTAATATATCCCGGCCAGGATAAATATCAGCCCGGTGGCTTTGCGCATAATGTATTCTATCCTGGTCATCCATTTGAACCAGCGGTTCAATGACGATATGCCCAGGGCGATCAAGAAAGCGAATAATAATACCGGCAGGCCTGTCCCAATGCCGTAGATCAGCGGCAATAATGCCCCGGGTTTATATTTAAGCGCCAGCGGTATAAGGCTGCCGAAGAAAAGCGCCGCGGATATTGGGCAAAATGCCAGAGCGAAGAACAATCCTAAAGCAAAAGCCCCTCCTATTCCGGCGCCGGCAAGTTTATCCTGTTGCCTGGCGGAAATCGTAATTGCCTTGAAATTTAACTTTAAGATATCTAATAAGAATAACCCGGTAAGGGTCAATATAATGCCGAAAACTTTATTGATGTATCTTTGCAGCCAATTAGCCAGGGTCGGGACGCTTAAGAGCGAGTTAGCGATGATAATCCCCAGGAGCGCGTAGGAGATCATTCTGCCGGTAGTATAAGCCAGGCCCGAGAAGAATACTATTTTAGGATGGGCTATTTTTCTCGCTAAGAAAGAGATCGCGGTTATATTAGTCGCCAGAGGGCAGGGGCTGATGGAAGTTAAGATCCCCAGCCATAACGCGGATGCCGCAGCTATCAGGATGCCATCCATTATGACTCTTTTAAGAAGTTGGACACCTCTTCTTTAACATATTCCAGGAACCTTGCCTTATTGCCCACAAGCTCCCATATCCGGGTAAGGTTTTTCGACCGTAGCTCCTTCCCGTCTTTTATCCGGGAAATAACTAATGCCTTGGTGTAAAGCTGATAGTCGTCTATGAAATGCGCGTTTTCTTTCTCCTCCACGTTAATTACTTTGAACAGGAGTTTTCCGGAAGCCAATTCATCTTTGAAATTGTTTTCAATCGCCTCTTGGGAATATTGCTCCAACTTGTGGCAGGTCGCGCAGCGGACATTTCCGTGGAAATAATACGCGTATATCGCGGCAGCCGGCGTATTGTCAGCGGCAAAACAAACAGCGTTTGATCCGATAACGCAGAGAACAAAAAACAATCGTTTTATCATCGTAGACGTTGTACCTAACTCCCAGTTGTATAAGAATTTACAATTAAAT
This window encodes:
- a CDS encoding aromatic aminobenezylarsenical efflux permease ArsG family transporter gives rise to the protein MDGILIAAASALWLGILTSISPCPLATNITAISFLARKIAHPKIVFFSGLAYTTGRMISYALLGIIIANSLLSVPTLANWLQRYINKVFGIILTLTGLFLLDILKLNFKAITISARQQDKLAGAGIGGAFALGLFFALAFCPISAALFFGSLIPLALKYKPGALLPLIYGIGTGLPVLLFAFLIALGISSLNRWFKWMTRIEYIMRKATGLIFILAGIYYIWVYLLKKG
- a CDS encoding nitrophenyl compound nitroreductase subunit ArsF family protein: FNCKFLYNWELGTTSTMIKRLFFVLCVIGSNAVCFAADNTPAAAIYAYYFHGNVRCATCHKLEQYSQEAIENNFKDELASGKLLFKVINVEEKENAHFIDDYQLYTKALVISRIKDGKELRSKNLTRIWELVGNKARFLEYVKEEVSNFLKES